The sequence AGGGCCAGTGGATTAACACTGCATCGCCCATGTAACGATAAATCTCGGCTTCGTTATTGCTCACCGTATCTGACAGTAAGCTAAAACTGTCTTGGATCAAGCGGCTAAAACGATAATCGCCGAGGGATTCGGCGTGGGTAGTCGAGGCAACCATATCTAAATATAGGAATAAACGCTGTTCGTATCTTGGCTTATGGTATTTGCCTAAACCAATATTGAGCAAAATACGTGGCCCAACCAACAGCCCCATCTGTTCGACAAAGGCTAAGCTCACTCGCACGACCACTAAATAAACAATCAACGCTTGGAATGAGGGACTATAGAGGATATGCGCCGTAAGCATTTGCCTTAGGGTCGACATGTGATTTTCAATAGCCCACATATTTAGGAATTGAGTCATATAGGCTAAGGTCGTTGCCCCTAACAACAGGAACAAACCTTTAAAAATCACTGAGAATATATAAGGAAGACGATTGATGGCGCTAAAGTCAGCAATCAGATTGGACATCCAATGTAAGCTGCCAAAAATAATGCCCATATAGATGGCCAGTGTCGCGAGATCAGCAGAGCCTACCGCCCATTGCGGCAGTTCTGGCGATTGGGCATATCGAAAAAACACGAATGCCGCCATGGCTATCGCCCAAGCTAATATCGCAAAAAGGAGTTTTTTCGCTTGTCTACGTGCTCTCACAACGGGTTTTGTATCCGAATACGGCTATATATTTCAGGATGCCGTAGTTTATAGAAAATCATCAGTAGAGTGCCAGTGATATTTGTGATCTGGATCAATACAACGGTATATAGCTACGAAAATTTAACCAAATACCTTATTTAATATCATTGCTGTAAAAGCGGTTTTTAGATAAAAGCCCCGAGGATTAGTCATTTTTAAGCTACCATCCTCTGAAATGCTGTGAGTCATCGCCTTACTATTCGCGGCTTTGGGTCGTAATTGGAGAACTTCCCCATGCCTTGCTGTGAGTTTTTCTACTTTACCGAGGGCAATCAATTCCATGATTTCTTCCCAATCCTGTTGCAGTAATGCTTGCTCCTGCGGGTCTGGTTCCCACAGTGTGGGCGTGCCAATGCGGCGCTCTCCCACTGGAATATGCCGCTCACCCTCTACAGGTACCCACAATACTCGCTGCAACTTGTGACACACTAAGCTGTTTTGCCAGGTTAACCCTTCGATGTTGGTCAGTGGCGCGACACATACATAAGTGGTTTCTAGTGGCTTGCCATGGTTATCAATGGGAATCGTTTTTAGCTCAACGCCAAGATGAAGAAAATCCTGCTCAGGTTTGGAACCTGCCGTGGCACCTAATTCCATTTCAATGAGTTGCCCAACCCAACCTTTATCGCGTTTTAGGTTGTTGGGGACATTAATACCGCGATGAGTGGCAATTTGCGCCAAAGAAATGCCTGCCATCATATTAGCGCGTTTGAGCAATTCGCTCAGATTTTGAGGGGGAATAATAGATTTCATAGGAGAATTTTACTGGAAAATGGGCGCTTAGCAACCAAGGTTAAAAAATGAACACTTGAAAATGAATAAGTTAACCTCCCTACTAATGTTATTAAGTTTTTGATCTTTAATGGTTTATCTGGGTTCTGAACGAGTGTTATTAAAAGTGTTCAAAGTTACTCTCGGCTTTCCCTTGCGTTTCTCACATATTTATCCACAGATATTATGGATAACTCACAACAGCGGTGTCTTTAACTTAATAAAAAGCTTGAGTCAATGGTGAAAAGTCGCATTTTTTCACGCTAATGTGGGTAATTTTGGGTGTGTTTTGTGTATAACATTTCAGTTTCGCAGGGGGGAAATTACAGAGTTTGTATTAGGTTAAAAAGTGAGCTTTTATTTGTTGGGTGGAAAATATGATAAACAATATTTATCTATTGATATGATTATTAAGTATTTTTATAGTTTCTCTTGAGATTTTGTCGCTTAACCTGTTTGATGTTTTTTGAGCGATATACCGAGTTTGTCCTAGTTTCAAACAGAGATATCCACAGAAAATGTGGATATCCCCCAGCTTAATGGCGAACAATTGTTGATAAAGTAGTAAGTTGAAAGTATTTATCCAAAGATTAGCTGAAAATAGAGGTTTGCCGCGAGACGGGCTTTGTGAAACAATCGGTTTATTAAAATTTATCCTTATTTGGAGTCCATGTGATTGATAGCGACGGCTTTCGCGCAAATGTGGGCATAATAATTTGTAACAGATACGGCCAAGTCATGTGGGCCAGGCGTTTCGGACAACATTCATGGCAGTTTCCTCAGGGGGGAGTCGATGATGGTGAATCGGCAGAAGAGGCGATGTACCGTGAATTGTATGAGGAAGTTGGTTTAAGACCCGAGCATGTCACTGTATTAACCTCGACGCGTTCTTGGCTGAGGTATCGTTTACCTAAACGATTAGTGAGACAGGACAGTAAGCCCGTGTGTATTGGCCAAAAGCAAAAGTGGTTTCTGTTACAACTCAAAAGCCAAGATAGTGCGATTAATTTAAGTTCTTCAGGCCATCCTGAGTTTGACGATTGGCGCTGGGTAAGTTATTGGTATCCAGTGAGGCAGGTTGTCTCATTTAAGCGTGATGTTTATCGTAAGGTCATGAAAGAATTTGCGGTAACGGCATTGTCATTCCAAACCCAAGAAATTCCGAAGAAGCGGGTAAGGCAAAAGACTACGGGCTGATTTTCAAAAGAGGATTGAAAACAGTGTTAAATACGCTTAGGGATATTACTCAAGCTGTGGCTTCTGCCCACAGCTTAGAAACCGCATTAGAAGTCCTTGTTTCATCGACCAAAGCTGCGATGGAAACCCAATGTTGTTCAGTTTATATCCTAGAGCAGCAAGAACTCGTTTTATCGGCAACCGATGGCCTGGAAAAGAGCGCTGTGGGTCGAGTACGTATGCCGTTAACGCAGGGATTGGTCGGCTTAGCCGCCGAGCGCGAAGAGGCGGTGAATTTAGCGGATGCGCGTTTGCACCCACGCTTTAAGCTTTTTCCTGAGGTCGCCGAAGAAGAATATCGTGCCTTTTTAGCCGTTCCGATCATTTATCAAAAAGCCGTTGTGGGTGTGATTGTGGTGCAGCAGGCCAGTGCACGGCAATTTAGCGAAGGGGAAGAAGCCTTTTTAATGACCCTCGCTGCACAGTTAGCGATGGCAATTCGGGGATTAAAGCAAAAAGCACAGGTCAGTTCACTCCATCAACAGATTTTATTTCAAGGTACCTCTGCATCCAGTGGTATCGCAATTGCGCATGCTTTCGTCTTAGGGGGCGAAATATCCCTTGAGCAACCCGATATTCGTTGTGAAGATATCGTCTTAGAATCTAACCGATTAGTCGCTGCGATGGGGCGTTGTAAAGAGGCTATAGGTGCATTATCTCAGCGTTTTGACCGTGAGCAGGATGAAGAAGTCGCCTCTATATTCAATGCATTACAACTGCTGCTCGACGATGCCAGCCTAGGGGGAGAATATGCCCGTGAGGTGTTACTCGGCTGGGAAGCCGAATCTGCGGTGAGCCGGGTTTCGCTGCGTTATATTCAACAGTTTTTAGCAATGGAAGACCCTTATCTTAAAGAGCGGGCGAGTGATATCCGAGATCTTGGGCAAAAGGTATTAAGGCAATTAATTGAGCCTGAGCGATTAGAGCTCGAACCCGATAAGCCGGTTATTTTAGTGACCAAAGAGGCCGATGCTACGATGTTGGCTGAGTTTCCACGGCAAAAATTAGCGGGGATTGTGACTGAGCTCGGCGGGGTAAACTCCCATGCGGCGATTTTAGCTCGGGCACTTGGCGTACCTGCGATTACAGGGGTTGAACAACTACTTTCCGCCGATATTGATCAAAAGCTGTTAGTCGTCAATGCCAGTCGTGGGCAACTTATGGTGTCGCCATCGCCCGCCATTGTCAGCGAATATCGCAGTCTTATCTCGGCGCAGAAGGCGTTGCAGCGCCAATATGCACAGGAGTTAACGTTACCCTCAGTGATGCTTGATGGTAAGCGAATACGTTTATATCTCAATGCGGGTCTGCTCAGTGGCGTTGCCTCGGAAATCGCTGAAGGCGCCGATGGTATCGGGCTCTATCGCACCGAAATCCCCTTTATGTTGCAGCAGCGTTTTCCGAGTGAATCTGAGCAGGTCAAGGTTTATCAGCAGGTACTCTCCGCGGCTTCAGGTCGCCCTGTCGTGATGCGAACCCTCGATGTTGGTGGTGATAAGCCTCTACCTTACTTTCCGATTAAAGAAGATAACCCTTTCCTCGGTTGGCGTGGCATTCGATTGTCGCTTGATCATCCTGAATTGTTTCTTGTGCAGTTAAGAGCTATGTTGCAGGCTGGCGCCGAGGGCAAGCAGTTAAGTATTTTATTGCCGATGGTTAGTAACCTAGATGAAATTGATCAAGCGTTAGCCTATTTAGAGCAGGCCCATGTTGAACTCAAAAATGATGTGAATAGCAACATCAAAATGCCGCGCATTGGCATCATGCTCGAAGTGCCCGCAATGCTATATCAGTTAGACGAAGTGGCAAAGAGGGTGGATTTTGTGTCAGTTGGCAGTAACGATTTGACCCAATATTTACTCGCGGTTGATCGCAATAATCCGCGGGTCAGTTCATTATTTGATAGCTATCATCCTGGAATTTTGCGGGCTTTACATCAGGCAAGATTAGATTGTGAGTATCACCATCTTGATATCAGTATTTGTGGTGAATTAGCTGGCGAACCCATGGGAGCTATTTTGCTGGTCGCTATGGGATACCACCAATTAAGTATGAATCAGGGCAGTTTAGCACGGATTAATTATCTATTGCGCCGCGTTTCTGGCGAGGATTTAGCACAGCTATTGGCGCAGGCCTTGAGTTTGTCAAACGGTTTCCAAGTGCGTGAGCTGGTTAAAGAATATTTGACCCTGCAGGGTCTTGTAACAATTCTTAATTAACTAATGCCATGTTTTGCTTTAAGCTAAGGCCCTCAATTTATCACGCTCTAGGTACTCGTGTGGATAGTTTGTTGTTGGTGTTCTTTATTTGTTTGGCTTTAGGTGCATTTGTTGGCTTTATGGCAGGATTATTAGGTATCGGTGGCGGCTTGATTGTGGTGCCAGCACTGCTTTATATTTTGCCATCGGTCGGTATTAGCTCTACTCAGCTCCCCCATATTGCGATTGCCACTTCGCTAGCCGCCATTATTCTCACTTCTATTTCGTCGGCACGTGCCCACCATAAGCGCGGTAATGTGCCTTGGGATTTATTCAAATCAATGTTACCGGGCCTGATTATAGGCGCGCTGGCTTCAGGTTTTATTGCTGAGCGTATTCCCGCTGATACTTTACAGAAAGGTTTTGCCATCTTTGTGATTTTAATGACAATTCAAATGGCTTATCCCGTTAAGGCCGAATCAAATCGTCAATTACCTAATTCAGTAGTGCTTTTTGTTGTATCGGCTTTGGTTGCGGTTTTGGCCGGTTTGACAGGGATAGGTGGCGGTATACTGATAGTGCCATTTTTGACTTTTTATGGTTTACAGATGCGTCAAGCCGTGGGTTTTTCTGCTGCGATGGGCTTCTTAATCTCTCTTTCTGGCAGTTTCGGCTATATTATTGCAGGAATGAATGCCCCTGAGTTGCCTTATGGTACCTTAGGCTATATCTATTTACCTGCATTGTTTGGTTTAGTTATCACTTCTGTCTTGATGGCGCCCGTGGGCGTAAAAGCGGCGAGCACTTGGCCAACACCTGTACTTAAAAAGATATTTGCACTTTTGCTCCTTTGTGTCGGCCTCAAATTAATTCTGAGCTGATTTTTAGTATTTAGCCCTCAATTTGAGGCTGTTGATGGATAAGTTATGGCATTGAATTTTCCCAATATCGATCCTGTGATCGTAAAGTTTGGTCCCTTTGATATTTTTGGACAAACCTTTGAACCCGCCCTGCGATGGTACGGATTTACATACTTAGTGGGTTTTGTAGCGGCGATGTGGTTACTCAATCGCCAAGCTGATCGGTCTAATGGTTTATGGTCCAGAGAACAGGTTTCTGATTTACTGTTTTATGGCTTTTTAGGGGTGATATTGGGTGGCCGCATTGGCTATGTACTCTTTTATCATTTTGATTACTTTCTTGCTAGCCCAATGTATTTGTTCAAAATTTCAGAGGGTGGTATGTCCTTCCATGGCGGTTTGATAGGGGTGATTACCGCCATGATTTATATCACATGGAAGCAAAAGCGCACCTTTTTTGCCGTAGCGGATATGGTGGCTCCTGTTGTGCCTATTGGGTTAGGAGCGGGTCGTATCGGTAACTTTATTAATGGTGAGTTATGGGGGCGCGTTACCGATGTTCCTTGGGCTATGGTGTTCCCAAGCGGTGGTCCTGAGCCACGCCATCCATCACAACTCTATCAATTTGCCCTTGAAGGTGTTGCTTTATTCCTACTTCTCTATTGGTTCAGTAAGCGTACGAAGAAAGTCGGCGCTGTGTCGGGCATGTTCCTACTCGGATACGGCATTTTCCGCGTAATTGTCGAAACCGTAAGACAACCTGACGCGCAGTTAGGCCTCTATTGGGGCTTGATGACAATGGGACAGATCCTCTCGGTGCCGATGATCCTCTTCGGTTTATATTTAATTCTTCGTCCAGAGGGTAAGCAGTAATGCAACAGTATTTAGACTTAATGAAACACATCTTAGCCGAAGGTGTGGATAAATCAGACCGAACAGGTACGGGTACTCGCTCGGTTTTTGGTTATCAAATGCGTTTCGATTTGAGTAAGGGTTTTCCTTTAGTCACCACGAAAAAGTGCCATATGCGCTCCATCATTCATGAGCTGTTGTGGTTCCTAAAGGGCGATACCAATATTGCTTATCTGCGTGACAATAAAGTCAGTATTTGGGATGAATGGGCCGATGAAAACGGCGATTTGGGCCCTGTGTATGGTGCGCAATGGCGCAGCTGGCCGACCCAAAGTGGTGAGGCTATCGATCAAATTTCGCAGGTTATTGCGCAAATTAAATCGCAACCTGACTCGCGTCGTTTGATCGTATCGGCTTGGAACGTTGGTGAGTTGGATAAAATGGCTCTGGCTCCTTGCCATGCGTTTTTCCAATTCTATGTTGCTGATGGCAAATTATCCTGTCAGCTGTACCAGCGTAGTTGTGATGTGTTTTTAGGGTTGCCCTTTAATATCGCCAGCTATGCACTATTGACCATGATGGTGGCGCAACAATGCGACTTAGCTTTAGGTGACTTTGTTTGGACGGGGGGGGATACCCACTTGTATTCCAACCACATGGAGCAAACAGCGTTGCAGTTGAGCCGCGAGCCTAGACCCTTACCGACGATGACCATTCTGCGTAAACCTGCCTCGATTTTTGATTATCAATTCGACGATTTTGCATTGAGCAACTACGATCCTCACCCACATATCAAAGCGCCTGTCGCCGTTTAACGGCGATTTTATCGACAAACACCTCGGAATAGCCGAGGTGTTGTCTCGAAACTAACGATTATACTTGCTTATTTTCTTCGTCTACACTCAATCCATCGTGATTTTTTGGGAGTGCAAGATGGAAAAAGCAATTAGAAATTTTTTGAGCCAAGAGTCGGCAGGTGGCATCCTCTTATTAATTGCCGTGGCCTTTGCCATGTTAATGGCGAATTCTCCTCTGGCTGGATTCTATCAAGGTTTTCTCGGTACTGAAGTTCAAGTACGAGTTGGCGCGCTCGATCTGCATAAGCCATTGTTGTTGTGGATTAACGATGGTTTGATGGCATTGTTTTTCTTGCTGATTGGTTTAGAAGTTAAACGTGAGCTATTGGAAGGGGCACTATCGAGTGTGGCTCAGGCCTCATTGCCAACCTTCGCAGCCATTGGTGGCATGTTAGTGCCAGCGGGTATTTACCTGTTATTTAACTATGGCGATCCTATCACACAAGCAGGTTGGGCAATCCCAGCTGCGACAGATATTGCTTTTGCTTTGGGGATCATGGCTTTACTGGGTAGCCGCGTGCCTGTGGCGTTAAAGGTTTTCCTGCTGGCGTTAGCCATCATTGACGATTTAGGCGTTATTGTGATTATCGCGCTTTTCTACAGCAGTGATCTATCAACCGTTAGCTTAATTATTGCCAGCATTGCGATTGTTGGTTTGGTTGCCTTAAACCGCAAGGGCGTGACCTCATTAGCCCCTTATGGAGTACTCGGACTAATTCTGTGGGTGGCTGTACTTAAGTCTGGTGTGCATGCCACATTAGCGGGTGTCATTATTGCTTTCTGTATTCCTCTGCGAGCAAAAGATGGCAGTTCGCCTTCTGAGCATTTAGAGCATAGTTTGCATCCTTGGAGCACTTTCCTGATCCTGCCAGTGTTCGCCTTCGCCAATGCTGGGGTCGCTTTAGGAAACATGAGTTTAGATACGCTAATGTCCCCTGTACCAGTGGGGATTGCATTGGGACTCATGCTAGGTAAGCCGATTGGTGTGATGTTGTTTAGTTTTGTCGCCGTCAAACTTAAGTTAGCACAATTGCCTGATGGTATTGGTTGGAAACAAATTGCGCCAGTGGCAGCGATGTGTGGTATCGGTTTTACCATGTCAATGTTTATTGCTTCGTTGGCATTTGAGCAGGCAGACCCTATGTTTGGTGATTTAGCACGCCTAGGCACCTTAATGGGCTCAATTTTTGCGGCCTTAATCGGGTATTTCTGGTTATCAAAAGTGTTACCTAAAAAAGGAGTATAACTATGATAAATATGAAATTGGTAGGAATTGCAGCATTGTTTACATTCTCTTCAAGCGCCATGTCGACGCAAATTGATGCCTGTAACAAGGATGTCACATCACAAACCTGCCAAAGCTACCTTGAGGGAATCGTCGATGGGGCATTGATGTTTAAACCTGAAGCATTAGGCGCAAGGCTTGAAACCAATGGCTATGAGTCTCGGGCATTAAAGTACCGAGGCGGAAAACGTTTCCAAGAGGCAAACCGCACTTATTGTGCTAGTCGTATCCCTGACCGTGACAGTCTCGTTTCAGGGGTAACGGAAGCGGTTAGCACTGGCACAGCCGCAGATTTAGAGCAACTTCAAGGGATAGTGGTTAACTTATTGGATTGCCAGCGTTTAAAATAGAAGTATTGACTCATTATTGTTAAGCTGAGTCATTGCTACCCGATTTGCCACAGCATCAATGGCTGTGGCATCCCTAATAGGAAGCTCATTGGCGATGCTGCATCTCAATTACAACCATCTCTACTACTTTTGGATGATCAAGAAGAAGGGCTCTGTGGCTAAGGCGGCAGAAGCCCTTTATTTGACTCCCCAAACCATTACCGGTCAAATTCGTGCCTTAGAAGACAGGCTAAACGGCAGTTTATTTAAACGTGTCGGACGTAACCTAGAGGCCACTGAGCTTGGAGAACTCGTCTTTCGCTATGCCGATAGGATGTTTTCCTTAAGTTATGAGATGCTTGATTTGCTTAATTATCAAAAAGATAATGCCATTCTATTTGAGGTCGGAATTGCCGATGCGTTATCAAAAGCTTTATCAAGCCGAGTGTTGCTCTCGGTTGTGCCTAATGATGGTTCCATGCACCTTGCCTGTTATGAAGCGACTCACGAAAGCTTAATGTCCCGTTTACGCGAGCATAAACTGGATATGATCCTCTCCGATTGTGCGGGTGAGTCGCTTAAATATCCCGAAATTCTATCGAAAAAACTGGGTGAGTGTGGCGTGAGTTTCTTTTCCGCTGAAACTTATAGCGCGGATTTTCCCGCCTGTTTAGAGCAAGGCCAACTATTGATCCCTGGCCGCAGAACTTCGCTCGGTCAGCAATTATATCGTTGGTTTGATGAGCAAAATCTCAACGTGAGTATTTTAGGTGAGTTTGACGATGCGGCCATGATGAAGGCTTTTGGCTACCTTAAACGTGGGATCTTTGTAACGCCTTCGGTTTATCCGCAAGAAGTGGTTTCCCATGGTATGCATTTACTCGGTGAAACACTCGATGTGAAAGAAGAATACCATGTGATGTTTGCCGAGCGAATGATCCAGCATCCTGCGGTTAAGCGCCTGTTAGAAACTGATTTTAGTGATTTATTTGCTGGATTAGATACCCAAGTGCAGCAGTGTTAAACTGAGTTTCCACGCTACTCGCATCGACACTCAACTGACTGAACTGGTAGACTAAGGCGAATTTTGTTTTGGGAGAAATTAACTTGGAGTTAATGAATATTGCTCGGGTCCGCTGGGCATGCCGCCGCGGAATGCTCGAATTGGACGTGTTGTTCCAGCCTTTCGTTGACAACGTTTATCAGGACTTGTCAGATGAAGATAAAGTCTTGTTTATTCGTTTGCTTGAGTGTGAAGATCCTGAATTATTTGCATGGTTTATGGGCCATGAAGTATGCCCAGATCCTGAGCTTGCCCGTATGGTAGTGCAAGTCCGTGGACGAGCGGCGCCATAGTTTTAGTGTAAAAGCCTCCTTCGACCAACGACTGTCGTTGGTCGTTTTTGTTTGTGTTTGCGTTAGTTCTTTACTTATTTGGCCACAGTCTGAACACCCATTATGGTTTGGGCTTAAGTTGGTATTTGCCCTATTGGTGGTGAGCTTTTTGAGTTATCAGCTATGGCGGCTGAGGACATGGTCTTGCCGTTTTGAACTCAATGGCAAAGGGGGGGGATGGTTATCTACTGGCGAGGATTTTCGCGTATTATCGCGAACTTGGATAACGCCTTTTATCTGCCTTGTTTACTATGAATCTGGCGATAAGGTGCATCTTTTACCCCTTTGGGCAGACATGTTTAGTGATGATGACTATCGCCATTTATGTCGTCTATTATTCAAAGCGAAAAATAACTATCGAGTCCAAACGCTAATCCCTAATCGGTGTGCTCGGATTTGAAAACTTGCCGTCATCAAAGTAACGCGGGCTAAATCTGGGTAAGATTTAGCCCGCGTTACCTGCTTAAGTTAAGCGACAAGCTTATTTTTCAGGTTGCAAAATGGTCGGTAGCGGTGAATCTAACTTTTCAGGATGATCAATATTGTAGTGCAGGCCACGGCTTTCTTTGCGATCCATCGCGCAGCGGATAATCAGTTCCGCCACTTGCACTAAGTTACGCAGTTCAAGCAAATTATTACTGACTCTGAAGTTGCTGTAATACTCTTGGATTTCTTGCTGTAACATCAAGCAGCGGCGTAGCGCGCGCTCCAAACGCTTATCTGAGCGAACGATACCCACATAGTCCCACATAAACAGGCGCAGTTCGTGCCAATTGTGGGCAATAACCACTTCTTCATCCGAGTTGGAGACTTTACTCTCATCCCATGCAGGAATGAGCCCGGGTAATGGGATCTTGTGTAGTTGGCTCTCAATATCTTCAGAGGCTGCACGGGCAAACACGAGACACTCAAGCAGTGAGTTACTGGCAAGGCGATTGGCGCCATGTAAGCCAGTATAAGCAACTTCACCAATGGCATAAAGACCATTGAGATCGGTTTGACCATGTAGGTCAGTCATGACGCCACCGCAGGTATAGTGGGCAGCGGGAACCACTGGAATGGCGTCCTTAGTAATATCGATACCGAGTTCTAAGCAGCGACTGTAAATGGTCGGGAAATGCTTCATCACAAAGTCAGCATCTTTATGGCTGATATCCAGATACACACAATCTGCACCGAGACGTTTCATCTCATAGTCGATGGCGCGGGCAACGATGTCTCGAGGTGCTAACTCAGCGCGTTCATCAAAGTCTGGCATAAAGCGGCTGCCATCAGGGCGACGTAAATAAGCACCTTCACCGCGCAATGCTTCGGTCAGCAGGAAATTGCGCGCATCGGCATGGTAAAGACAGGTTGGATGAAATTGATTGAATTCCATATTGGCAACGCGGCAACCTGCACGCCAAGCCATCGCAATACCATCACCGCTAGCGACATCGGGATTGGAAGTATACTGGTAAACCTTGGAGCTACCACCAGTGGCTAAGGCGACAAATTTAGCCTTGATCGTTTCCACCTGCTCAGCATTACGGTTCCACACATAGGCACCTAATACGCGATTACCAGGGCGGTTTAACTTGCGAGTGGTGATAAGGTCGATGGCGTTATAGCGCTCTAAAACTTGGATATTTGGGTGGTCGAGGGCACGTTCTTGTAGCGTAGTTTGTACCTCTTTGCCTGTCGCATCCGCAGCATGCAGAATGCGTCTATGGCTATGACCGCCTTCACGCGTAAGGTGATAAGGTGCATCCTTGGGATTATTGCCTGCAGCTTCTTCTTTATCGAAGGCGACCCCACATTCGATAAGCCATTGCATTGCACTCTTGGCATTTTCGGCGGTAAAAGTCACCACGTCTTTATCACACAAACCTGCACCAGCGACTAATGTATCGGCCACGTGGGATTCAATCGTGTCACTTTCATCGAAGACAGAGGCGATACCGCCCTGGGCGTAGTATGTTGACCCTTCACTGAGTGGGCCTTTTGAGAGCAGAATTACGTTTGCTTTTTCAGCAAGATGCAAAGCTAGTGTCAGACCTGCGGCACCGCTACCTATGACTAATATGTCAGATTGGTGTTCAACTACTTGTTTCATCGGGTATCATGCTATGACTGAGAGTATCATCTATGGTAAACCAACTGACGAATTATGGGTACTTTCCTTTTAACCTTACTTTTTTTGTATAATTTTTAGAACTTTTTCAAAGTACGCGAGTCTACATAAGTGAATATGATTCGAGCGACTGAGAAATCAGCATTTTAGATTTGGGAGAAGTCGGCTCGGATGAGTGGACAAATAAGTGATCAACAATTAGTTGAGCGCGTACAACGGGGTGATAAAAACGCTTTTAACCTGTTAGTGCTTAAATATCAGAGTAAAGTGATTAGCTTGATTTCACGCTATGTGCGTAACCAAGCAGATGTTACTGATGTAGCACAGGAAGCGTTTATCAAAGCTTATCGAGCTTTGCCAAACTTTCGCGGAGAAAGTGCGTTTTATACCTGGTTGTACCGAATAGCCGTTAATACGGCAAAGAATTACCTCGTGTCTCAGGGGCGTAGAGCTCCTGCAAATGATGTGGATGCTGAGGATGCCGAATATTACGAAGGCAGTGATGCGCTAAAGGAGTTTGCCTCCCCAGAGCGACTAATGTTATCGGACGAAATCAAAAAAGTGGTTTTCGAAACTTTAGAAACATTGCCTGAAGAATTACGTATGGCAATTTCATTGCGTGAACTTGATGGGATGAGTT comes from Shewanella oneidensis MR-1 and encodes:
- a CDS encoding sulfite exporter TauE/SafE family protein yields the protein MDSLLLVFFICLALGAFVGFMAGLLGIGGGLIVVPALLYILPSVGISSTQLPHIAIATSLAAIILTSISSARAHHKRGNVPWDLFKSMLPGLIIGALASGFIAERIPADTLQKGFAIFVILMTIQMAYPVKAESNRQLPNSVVLFVVSALVAVLAGLTGIGGGILIVPFLTFYGLQMRQAVGFSAAMGFLISLSGSFGYIIAGMNAPELPYGTLGYIYLPALFGLVITSVLMAPVGVKAASTWPTPVLKKIFALLLLCVGLKLILS
- the mutH gene encoding DNA mismatch repair endonuclease MutH, whose protein sequence is MKSIIPPQNLSELLKRANMMAGISLAQIATHRGINVPNNLKRDKGWVGQLIEMELGATAGSKPEQDFLHLGVELKTIPIDNHGKPLETTYVCVAPLTNIEGLTWQNSLVCHKLQRVLWVPVEGERHIPVGERRIGTPTLWEPDPQEQALLQQDWEEIMELIALGKVEKLTARHGEVLQLRPKAANSKAMTHSISEDGSLKMTNPRGFYLKTAFTAMILNKVFG
- the rppH gene encoding RNA pyrophosphohydrolase: MIDSDGFRANVGIIICNRYGQVMWARRFGQHSWQFPQGGVDDGESAEEAMYRELYEEVGLRPEHVTVLTSTRSWLRYRLPKRLVRQDSKPVCIGQKQKWFLLQLKSQDSAINLSSSGHPEFDDWRWVSYWYPVRQVVSFKRDVYRKVMKEFAVTALSFQTQEIPKKRVRQKTTG
- the thyA gene encoding thymidylate synthase, encoding MQQYLDLMKHILAEGVDKSDRTGTGTRSVFGYQMRFDLSKGFPLVTTKKCHMRSIIHELLWFLKGDTNIAYLRDNKVSIWDEWADENGDLGPVYGAQWRSWPTQSGEAIDQISQVIAQIKSQPDSRRLIVSAWNVGELDKMALAPCHAFFQFYVADGKLSCQLYQRSCDVFLGLPFNIASYALLTMMVAQQCDLALGDFVWTGGDTHLYSNHMEQTALQLSREPRPLPTMTILRKPASIFDYQFDDFALSNYDPHPHIKAPVAV
- the lgt gene encoding prolipoprotein diacylglyceryl transferase, whose protein sequence is MALNFPNIDPVIVKFGPFDIFGQTFEPALRWYGFTYLVGFVAAMWLLNRQADRSNGLWSREQVSDLLFYGFLGVILGGRIGYVLFYHFDYFLASPMYLFKISEGGMSFHGGLIGVITAMIYITWKQKRTFFAVADMVAPVVPIGLGAGRIGNFINGELWGRVTDVPWAMVFPSGGPEPRHPSQLYQFALEGVALFLLLYWFSKRTKKVGAVSGMFLLGYGIFRVIVETVRQPDAQLGLYWGLMTMGQILSVPMILFGLYLILRPEGKQ
- the ptsP gene encoding phosphoenolpyruvate--protein phosphotransferase, which codes for MLNTLRDITQAVASAHSLETALEVLVSSTKAAMETQCCSVYILEQQELVLSATDGLEKSAVGRVRMPLTQGLVGLAAEREEAVNLADARLHPRFKLFPEVAEEEYRAFLAVPIIYQKAVVGVIVVQQASARQFSEGEEAFLMTLAAQLAMAIRGLKQKAQVSSLHQQILFQGTSASSGIAIAHAFVLGGEISLEQPDIRCEDIVLESNRLVAAMGRCKEAIGALSQRFDREQDEEVASIFNALQLLLDDASLGGEYAREVLLGWEAESAVSRVSLRYIQQFLAMEDPYLKERASDIRDLGQKVLRQLIEPERLELEPDKPVILVTKEADATMLAEFPRQKLAGIVTELGGVNSHAAILARALGVPAITGVEQLLSADIDQKLLVVNASRGQLMVSPSPAIVSEYRSLISAQKALQRQYAQELTLPSVMLDGKRIRLYLNAGLLSGVASEIAEGADGIGLYRTEIPFMLQQRFPSESEQVKVYQQVLSAASGRPVVMRTLDVGGDKPLPYFPIKEDNPFLGWRGIRLSLDHPELFLVQLRAMLQAGAEGKQLSILLPMVSNLDEIDQALAYLEQAHVELKNDVNSNIKMPRIGIMLEVPAMLYQLDEVAKRVDFVSVGSNDLTQYLLAVDRNNPRVSSLFDSYHPGILRALHQARLDCEYHHLDISICGELAGEPMGAILLVAMGYHQLSMNQGSLARINYLLRRVSGEDLAQLLAQALSLSNGFQVRELVKEYLTLQGLVTILN
- a CDS encoding adenylate/guanylate cyclase domain-containing protein; translation: MRARRQAKKLLFAILAWAIAMAAFVFFRYAQSPELPQWAVGSADLATLAIYMGIIFGSLHWMSNLIADFSAINRLPYIFSVIFKGLFLLLGATTLAYMTQFLNMWAIENHMSTLRQMLTAHILYSPSFQALIVYLVVVRVSLAFVEQMGLLVGPRILLNIGLGKYHKPRYEQRLFLYLDMVASTTHAESLGDYRFSRLIQDSFSLLSDTVSNNEAEIYRYMGDAVLIHWPLEEGVVHDRCMNIYFEFSQQLNWQRRYFEEHYGFVPKFKAAAHCGQVVAAVVGVQKQEISFFSDVLNTLARLQDQCNPMGQRMLISGALAGRLDNPDSAYRLTNLGPIKLKGKQHSIEVFGVSPL